Proteins encoded by one window of Bacillota bacterium:
- a CDS encoding DUF362 domain-containing protein, giving the protein MTKPVVSIVKHNDTYNSIKEALELCDGLQGFSKQDKILIKPNLVSWDFELPFPPYGVLTTSAVIFALVQVLHEAGFNDLTIGEASLGSFGSTTERIFQMLGYEKLREKYGVNLIDFNKDEFEDVDVGGFNFSIARTALEVDKIINVPVFKTHNQCKVSLGIKNLKGCLHRKTKKFCHARDENLEHMFPRIAEVLPVELTIIDGIFALEKGPGHSGKAFRKDILAASRDILACDVVGAALLGYDAGEVEHIKYFAARNGGSIELPELETRGEAIADHAEFLDYTWEWTEDNTMPAGFQKRGIKGLALRKYDDSLCTACAAAFNPVLLLFMSAFKGEPFPGVEFVSGKRQDASPGFEKTVLFGKCAYHRNKDNPNINKPIFIKGCPPDLKEFQKLLKEEGIHCDYEEYVKYRHYIFDRYLSKEGFDMELYVR; this is encoded by the coding sequence ATGACCAAACCGGTAGTTTCTATCGTTAAACATAACGATACTTATAATTCAATAAAAGAAGCGTTGGAACTGTGCGACGGGCTGCAAGGTTTTAGTAAGCAAGATAAAATCCTAATTAAGCCTAACTTGGTATCCTGGGATTTTGAATTACCTTTTCCTCCCTATGGTGTGCTTACCACAAGTGCGGTAATATTTGCTCTGGTGCAGGTACTGCATGAGGCCGGTTTTAATGATTTAACCATTGGGGAGGCTTCTCTTGGTAGTTTCGGATCAACCACAGAAAGAATATTTCAGATGCTAGGTTATGAAAAACTACGTGAAAAATACGGAGTAAATTTGATTGACTTTAATAAGGACGAATTTGAGGACGTGGATGTTGGCGGTTTTAATTTTTCTATAGCCCGCACGGCGCTAGAAGTGGATAAAATCATTAATGTTCCGGTTTTTAAAACACATAACCAGTGCAAAGTTTCACTGGGTATTAAAAACTTAAAAGGCTGCCTGCACCGGAAGACCAAAAAGTTTTGCCACGCCCGGGATGAAAATTTGGAGCATATGTTCCCAAGAATAGCTGAAGTGCTGCCTGTGGAGCTTACTATTATCGATGGTATCTTTGCGCTGGAAAAAGGGCCGGGCCATTCAGGGAAGGCATTCCGAAAAGATATTCTGGCGGCTTCCAGAGATATTTTAGCCTGTGATGTAGTTGGTGCAGCTTTGCTTGGTTACGATGCCGGCGAGGTGGAGCACATAAAATATTTTGCCGCGCGTAACGGGGGCAGTATTGAGCTGCCGGAGCTTGAAACCCGTGGAGAAGCAATAGCGGATCATGCCGAGTTTTTGGATTATACTTGGGAGTGGACAGAGGACAATACCATGCCCGCTGGTTTTCAAAAACGTGGTATTAAGGGGTTGGCCCTTAGGAAATATGATGACTCTCTTTGCACAGCCTGCGCCGCTGCTTTTAACCCGGTTTTACTTTTATTTATGTCGGCTTTTAAGGGTGAGCCGTTTCCGGGGGTTGAGTTTGTAAGTGGCAAAAGGCAGGATGCCTCACCGGGTTTTGAGAAAACGGTTTTGTTTGGTAAGTGTGCCTACCACCGCAACAAAGACAACCCCAACATAAACAAACCCATTTTCATTAAAGGTTGCCCTCCGGACTTAAAAGAGTTTCAAAAGTTATTAAAAGAAGAGGGTATACATTGTGATTATGAGGAATATGTAAAGTACCGTCATTATATTTTTGACCGCTATCTCAGTAAGGAAGGGTTTGACATGGAATTGTATGTGAGATAG
- a CDS encoding PAS domain S-box protein: MDNTKIGVVSTYPEMTKMIRTLAGEMNLNLEVREGVLEEGVSLAYQFEHEGVDIIISRGVTGEKIKKEVSLPVVLIEVTSFDILKALHAARGMGRKIAFLGHKTKDFSPEFKTVVDILDIEVECYPYTNIYEMDEQVTRILRSDLEVIVSTGLCVYEMAKSSGTNAVLVHSGNDAIYGSIKRAVELLRGIRRDQDRFKKYKAVLESSNDGILTIDEHHRITFMNKAAENLLEMEARTLVGRHIDNLRESTILGALINIDKVGTETYKEVGRKKFWVNTMPIFLGNKRNGIVTMFQSVDRIQVMEQNLRRQLYKKGLYARHTFNDIIGSSELLMDTITRAKKYAGANATVLICGESGTGKELFAQSIHNESERREGPFVAVNCAALPENLLESELFGYEEGAFTGAKKGGKTGLFEMAHGGTIFMDEISGMTLPVQARLLRVLQEREIMRLGSDRVLPVDVRIIAATNYELTLAVREGNFRSDLFHRLEVLNLDIPLLRKRKEDIALLAEFLVNKFSNEEKKSVPPLTKAAIEKLQKYNWPGNVRELQNIIQKYVFLIEENQNAEELITGLINEKIKKSYTVPAGDENRINIKIGKMEDMEREIIEYLISTGAPIKEISQITGTSRTTIWRKLKDLDGAMVR, from the coding sequence ATGGATAATACCAAGATAGGGGTTGTTTCCACTTACCCGGAGATGACCAAGATGATCAGGACATTGGCCGGTGAAATGAATTTGAATTTGGAGGTAAGGGAGGGGGTATTGGAGGAAGGGGTTTCACTAGCGTATCAATTTGAACATGAAGGAGTAGATATAATCATCAGCCGGGGGGTAACCGGTGAAAAAATTAAGAAAGAAGTTTCCCTTCCCGTTGTTTTAATTGAGGTAACTTCATTTGATATATTAAAGGCGTTGCATGCAGCCCGGGGCATGGGGCGTAAAATTGCATTTTTGGGTCATAAGACTAAGGATTTTAGCCCTGAATTCAAGACTGTAGTTGACATATTGGATATAGAAGTTGAGTGCTACCCGTACACCAATATTTATGAGATGGATGAACAAGTAACCAGAATATTGAGATCGGATTTAGAAGTAATTGTAAGTACGGGGCTGTGTGTTTATGAAATGGCAAAAAGCTCAGGTACCAATGCTGTGCTGGTGCATTCGGGGAATGATGCTATATATGGCTCCATAAAAAGGGCAGTGGAATTGCTGCGGGGGATTCGAAGAGACCAAGATCGCTTTAAAAAATATAAGGCGGTATTGGAATCATCCAATGATGGTATTCTGACCATTGATGAGCACCACCGAATTACTTTTATGAATAAAGCAGCGGAAAATCTTTTAGAAATGGAAGCCCGTACCCTGGTGGGCAGGCATATCGATAACTTACGGGAATCCACCATCTTGGGGGCTTTAATTAATATTGATAAGGTGGGCACGGAAACTTATAAAGAGGTGGGCCGCAAGAAGTTCTGGGTGAACACTATGCCTATCTTTCTGGGTAATAAAAGAAACGGTATTGTTACCATGTTCCAGAGTGTGGACCGTATTCAGGTAATGGAGCAGAATTTGCGGCGCCAACTTTATAAAAAGGGACTTTACGCCAGGCATACCTTTAACGATATTATCGGTAGCAGTGAACTGCTTATGGATACCATTACCAGGGCTAAGAAATATGCCGGGGCAAATGCTACCGTATTGATTTGTGGCGAAAGCGGCACCGGGAAGGAACTATTTGCCCAGAGTATTCATAATGAGAGCGAAAGGCGTGAAGGTCCTTTTGTGGCCGTTAATTGCGCCGCCCTACCCGAAAACCTGCTGGAAAGCGAATTGTTTGGCTATGAGGAAGGTGCTTTTACAGGAGCCAAAAAAGGCGGTAAAACCGGATTATTTGAAATGGCCCACGGGGGAACTATTTTCATGGATGAGATCAGTGGAATGACCTTACCCGTACAAGCCCGGCTATTGCGTGTTTTGCAGGAACGGGAAATAATGAGGCTGGGTAGCGACAGGGTGCTTCCCGTGGATGTCAGGATAATTGCGGCTACCAACTATGAACTCACTTTGGCTGTCCGGGAGGGCAATTTCCGCAGTGATCTTTTTCACCGCCTGGAAGTACTCAACCTGGATATCCCGCTTTTGCGCAAGAGAAAAGAAGATATAGCATTGCTGGCTGAATTTCTGGTCAATAAATTCAGTAACGAGGAGAAAAAAAGTGTTCCACCTTTAACCAAGGCTGCTATAGAAAAGTTGCAAAAATACAATTGGCCCGGAAACGTTAGGGAACTGCAGAACATAATCCAAAAGTACGTTTTTTTAATTGAAGAAAATCAAAATGCGGAAGAACTGATTACCGGTCTAATTAACGAAAAAATAAAAAAATCATATACGGTCCCCGCAGGAGATGAAAACAGAATAAATATAAAAATTGGCAAAATGGAAGACATGGAGCGGGAGATTATTGAATACCTTATTTCCACCGGCGCACCCATAAAGGAAATTTCTCAAATTACCGGTACAAGTCGCACTACTATATGGAGAAAATTAAAAGATCTGGATGGAGCTATGGTTCGGTGA
- a CDS encoding acyl-CoA dehydrogenase has protein sequence MSSNFIYSNRDHKFILNEWLDTEKVLGFDAFRDDYEMDDIDMIMDEALKVAKEVVAPTNIDGDRMGAKLEDGKVTTPPSFHKLYNFMQENGYGNSQYDPNEEGKLPATLHLPISEFFNAANPAFHPYIGLAGGSTNLINTFGREEDKEKFLPKMFSGEWAGTMCLTEPCCGSDVGEITTKAFPTDNPRVYKIKGTKCFITAGDHDLTGNIVHLLLAKCEGAAPGTKGISLFIVPKIWVNDDGSLGEPNDVTTVALEHKMGIKGSATAMLSFGDEGTCRGILLGSPPDEKGKAEGMSQMFVMMNGARQGTGITAMSIAQAAYNYSLQYAQERVQGKSLSNPKGERVRIIDHADIRRMLLFQKSIVEACRAMLMKNAYYLDLTRHSNDPEERKMAMRRIEVNNPLVKAYPSDMVWQTTAEAIQIHGGYGFTEEYPVAQCARDAKILSIWEGTNFIQSLDLVFRKWTLDQGVIFTEWFREIEKSIEDNKDRDGLAREYEIMREAVGAYREIQGFITSILPQNMGKAPLYTTRILHATSMLWGGSLLFEQAAIATNKMQEIGTDHFDYPFYQGKVQTAKYYIRNIVPEIFKTAEVIKDCDTSAIDILEEGL, from the coding sequence ATGTCCAGCAACTTTATTTATTCTAACCGCGACCATAAATTTATCCTCAACGAATGGTTGGATACAGAGAAAGTGTTAGGCTTTGACGCCTTTAGAGATGATTACGAGATGGATGACATCGATATGATCATGGATGAGGCGCTGAAGGTGGCCAAAGAAGTAGTTGCACCCACCAACATTGACGGGGACCGCATGGGGGCGAAACTTGAAGACGGCAAAGTAACTACCCCTCCCTCATTTCATAAGCTATATAACTTTATGCAGGAAAATGGGTACGGTAATTCCCAGTATGACCCCAATGAAGAAGGCAAACTGCCGGCAACGCTGCACTTGCCCATAAGCGAATTCTTTAATGCCGCCAACCCGGCCTTCCACCCCTATATAGGACTGGCCGGGGGCTCTACCAATTTAATCAACACTTTCGGCCGGGAAGAGGATAAAGAAAAGTTTCTACCAAAAATGTTCAGCGGTGAATGGGCTGGCACCATGTGCTTAACCGAACCTTGCTGCGGTTCGGATGTGGGTGAAATTACTACCAAAGCTTTTCCCACGGACAACCCGAGGGTATATAAAATAAAGGGCACCAAGTGCTTTATTACTGCCGGAGATCATGACCTTACCGGTAACATCGTTCATTTATTACTGGCTAAATGTGAAGGAGCCGCACCGGGTACTAAAGGCATTTCTTTGTTCATTGTACCCAAAATTTGGGTTAACGATGACGGTAGTCTGGGTGAGCCAAACGATGTTACCACAGTAGCCCTGGAACACAAAATGGGCATTAAAGGTTCCGCAACGGCTATGTTAAGCTTTGGTGATGAAGGCACCTGCCGCGGCATTCTACTGGGCAGCCCGCCGGATGAAAAGGGCAAAGCTGAAGGTATGTCCCAAATGTTCGTGATGATGAACGGTGCCAGGCAAGGTACGGGCATTACCGCTATGTCCATTGCACAGGCCGCTTACAATTATTCTCTGCAGTATGCCCAAGAACGCGTTCAAGGTAAGTCCTTAAGCAATCCCAAAGGTGAGCGGGTAAGAATTATTGACCATGCCGATATTAGGAGAATGCTATTATTTCAAAAATCCATAGTTGAAGCCTGCCGGGCCATGCTGATGAAGAATGCTTATTACCTGGACCTCACCCGTCACAGTAATGATCCGGAAGAAAGAAAAATGGCCATGCGAAGAATTGAAGTCAATAACCCTCTGGTCAAAGCTTATCCCTCCGACATGGTATGGCAAACCACCGCTGAAGCTATACAGATTCATGGCGGTTACGGTTTCACCGAAGAATACCCGGTAGCACAGTGCGCCCGGGATGCAAAAATACTTTCCATTTGGGAAGGTACTAACTTTATTCAGTCGCTGGACCTAGTTTTTAGAAAATGGACTTTGGATCAAGGGGTCATATTTACTGAATGGTTTAGAGAAATAGAAAAATCTATTGAGGATAATAAGGATCGTGACGGGTTGGCCAGGGAATATGAAATTATGCGTGAAGCAGTGGGTGCCTACAGGGAAATTCAGGGTTTTATTACCTCAATCCTTCCTCAAAATATGGGAAAAGCCCCATTATATACTACGAGAATCCTTCACGCTACCTCCATGCTCTGGGGCGGGTCCCTTTTGTTTGAACAAGCTGCCATAGCGACCAATAAAATGCAGGAGATTGGTACAGATCATTTCGATTACCCGTTCTACCAGGGCAAAGTCCAAACGGCTAAATATTATATTAGAAACATAGTACCGGAAATATTTAAAACAGCTGAGGTTATTAAGGATTGTGATACTTCGGCCATCGATATCCTGGAAGAAGGTCTATAG
- a CDS encoding 3-hydroxybutyryl-CoA dehydrogenase: MVVAKEEGYIIATINNPPANALGQSVLGDLNNLLDECLNDDTVRAIVLTGAGEKLFSAGADIKEFASIQAGNRPKISGHDLFLKIENYPKPIIAAIQGSAFGGGNELAMSCHLRILADSAKIGLPEAKLGIIPGWGGTQRLPRLIGKTRALEVILTGEPLSAEQAYEFGLVNKIVPAGQVLEEAKKLAAKMAKGAPLAIREILKAVTQGLNTTLEEGIKIEQSGTQIVFASEDAKEGSKAFLQKRTPNFQGK, from the coding sequence CTGGTGGTGGCCAAAGAAGAAGGCTATATTATTGCTACCATCAATAATCCCCCGGCTAATGCACTGGGCCAGTCAGTACTAGGTGACTTAAATAATCTACTGGATGAATGTTTAAATGACGATACAGTTAGGGCAATCGTCTTAACCGGTGCCGGGGAAAAATTATTTTCCGCCGGCGCCGATATTAAAGAGTTTGCATCTATTCAAGCAGGTAACCGACCTAAAATAAGCGGGCATGACCTTTTCCTTAAAATAGAAAATTACCCTAAACCCATTATCGCTGCGATACAAGGTAGTGCCTTTGGCGGTGGTAATGAGCTGGCTATGAGCTGCCACCTTAGAATTTTAGCCGATTCGGCTAAAATTGGCTTACCGGAAGCAAAACTGGGCATTATCCCCGGTTGGGGAGGTACCCAGCGTTTACCCAGACTAATTGGCAAAACCAGGGCATTAGAAGTGATCCTTACCGGTGAACCCTTGAGTGCCGAACAGGCTTATGAATTTGGGCTGGTAAACAAGATTGTTCCCGCCGGACAAGTGCTTGAAGAAGCAAAAAAACTGGCCGCTAAAATGGCTAAAGGCGCCCCCCTGGCCATCCGGGAAATCCTCAAAGCGGTAACCCAGGGCCTCAACACCACCCTTGAAGAAGGTATCAAAATAGAGCAATCCGGGACTCAAATAGTATTTGCCAGTGAAGATGCTAAAGAGGGCAGCAAGGCTTTTTTACAAAAACGTACGCCTAATTTTCAGGGGAAATAA
- a CDS encoding 3-hydroxyacyl-CoA dehydrogenase family protein, whose translation MTIAGINKICVVGAGNMGHQIALCCAVAGYQVKCTDIKAEILKTAENFADTYLPKRVAKGKMTEETARQARANISFTTSLKEAAQDADVVIEAVLENLDLKLKLFAQLDEICPSHTILATNSSFIVSSKIAPATKRQDKVCNMHFFNPAMVMKLVEVVKGPHTSEETANIIFDLSKDIGKMPVMLQKEISGFLVNRIVSAINREAMHIYDMGVASYEDIDTAVVNALGHPMGPFRMMDLTGIDLAYHIGMERYQESGDPASKPSPIVVEKFVKKEWGQKTGKGFYDYTKKK comes from the coding sequence ATGACAATAGCAGGCATTAACAAAATTTGTGTGGTTGGCGCGGGCAACATGGGGCACCAAATAGCCCTTTGCTGTGCTGTGGCAGGCTATCAGGTAAAGTGCACCGACATCAAGGCAGAAATCTTAAAAACTGCAGAGAACTTTGCCGATACTTACCTTCCCAAGCGGGTAGCCAAAGGCAAAATGACTGAGGAAACTGCCCGGCAAGCCAGGGCTAACATTTCCTTTACCACGAGCTTAAAGGAAGCTGCCCAAGACGCCGATGTAGTTATTGAAGCTGTGTTGGAAAATCTGGATCTTAAGTTAAAGCTCTTTGCTCAATTGGATGAAATATGTCCATCCCATACCATCCTGGCCACCAATAGTTCATTTATTGTCAGCTCAAAAATTGCACCGGCCACCAAGCGTCAGGATAAGGTTTGCAATATGCACTTTTTTAATCCCGCTATGGTTATGAAGCTGGTGGAAGTGGTCAAAGGACCGCATACCTCGGAAGAAACGGCCAATATAATTTTTGACCTGTCCAAGGACATTGGCAAAATGCCGGTAATGCTGCAAAAAGAAATATCCGGTTTTTTGGTCAACCGCATTGTGTCCGCTATCAACCGGGAGGCAATGCATATCTACGATATGGGTGTTGCCTCTTATGAAGATATTGATACCGCTGTGGTAAACGCGCTGGGACATCCCATGGGGCCGTTCCGCATGATGGACCTTACCGGTATCGACCTGGCCTATCACATTGGCATGGAGCGTTACCAGGAAAGCGGAGACCCGGCCTCTAAGCCCTCCCCCATTGTGGTGGAGAAATTTGTTAAAAAAGAATGGGGCCAGAAAACCGGTAAAGGTTTCTATGACTACACTAAAAAGAAATAA